ACGCGGTGGCGTGGGCCGCCTGCTACAGCAACCAGGGCTACGCGCCCGGCGACGGCACCGTGCTGCCGCCGCGCGCGCGGATCGTGTACTTCGACGATCAGCGGTGGCACGCCCTGCCGACCTTCACCGCGACGATCGGCCGGGTGCCGGCGGTCGCGCTCAAGGTGCGCCAGGTGACGACCGGCAGCACCACGCAGATGCTGGTGATCGAGGTGCTGAGCGCGCGCACCCCGGCTGCACATCACCGACGGCCGCGCCGACGCGACGTTCACCGTCCGCCGTCGCGCGCCGGCGCCGACCTCCGTGGCGGTCTCGGTCGAGCGGTTCTTCGCGACGATGACGCACACCCTCAGCACCGAGACCTTCGACGGCGTGGTGCTGGTGCTGCCGGTCGACGTGCCCGCGATCAGCGCGCACGTGCGCCTGCGCCGCGACGCCCAGGCGCCGTGGACCGAGCTCGAGGTGCCGGTGGCGCGGATGCCACGCGATGTCCCGATGCGGGTCCCGGCCACGGTCGCCCCGGGGCTGTACCTCGGCGGCTCGGGTGCTCGCGCAACTACTCGATCGGCATGCTCCAGGTCGGCGTCGAGGATCGAGGCGACGGTGATGCTCGCCAGCGGTCGCAAGGTGCCGGTCACCGGTCTGCCGGCCGTGGTGATCCTGCCGCCGAAGCCGCCGGCGCCGTCCCCCTGACCTCGAACGTCGACCGCGGCGAGGCCATGGGTCCGCGGCTACCGCCGGCGCTGCTTCGATGCCACCCTGGGGCATGGCCAAGAAGGATCACCTCGGTGCGGCTCGTCGACGGCGCGCCCGCGAGCGGCTGGCAGCCCAGCGACATCGCGCGGGTCACCTGGCAGGAGGACGGCGGGGATGTTCCCGGCCGACCACCCGGCCGAGGTCGCGCGCGATCAACGCCGGCGAGCAGTACTACGTGCGCCGCCGACGGCACCGACACGCCGGTCGCGACCAAGCTGCGCCACGGCGCGTACTCGCTCGTCGCCCCGGCCGCACCGGCCGCACCCCGCCCAGCCGATCGCCTGACCGCGCTGCCGACGTACTGATCAGCGCGGCGCGAGCGCGCACGGGTCGAGGACACGGACCGCGATCGGCTCGCCGCTCGCCAGATCGACCGTCCGCAGGCGCTCGAGCGTGCGCTGGTAGGCAGCGACCTGGGCCGGGTCGTCCTCGACGAGGGTCGCGCGCTGGCGTTCGAGCTCGGCGCGCAGGAGCGTCACGGGATCGCTCGGATCCGGGCGCAGGCGCGCGCTCAGGTAGGCCTGCACCGTGGCGTCGCAGGCCCGGCGCGACGCGAGCTCATCGGCCAGCGCGACCGAGACCTCGATGATCCGCGTGTGCGGGCGCCGCGTGACGGTCAGGCCGCGCTCGAGGTCGGCGAGCGGCACCGCGCCGCCCAGCGCGCCCAACCCCGCCGACGAGCGCACGCGGTCGACCTCGGCGGTCCAGCCGCGCGGATCGTCGAGCGCGATCCCATCGACCACGATCGTCCCCACCGCGCGCACGCGCGGCCGCGGCGACCGATCGCGGCTGCAGCCGGCGACGATGGCCAGCACGACGACGGCCGCCGGCGCGATCGCTCGGACCCGGGCAGCTCGGCTCATGACGCAGGGTACCTCGCCGCGCTACTCGCCGATCGCCTCGATGACCGCGACGTCGGCGGGGTCGAGCGTGACCGCGAGCGCGGTCAGGTCGGCGCGCAGGTGCTCGGCCGAGCTGGCTCGCGCTGGTTGGCGGTGAGCAGCGAGAAGCCCTGGTAGGTCATGCCGGTGGCGCGCGCACACCGCGCGCACCTCGTGATCCCAGCCGGTGCGCGCGTAGCAGCGGTTCTGCACGAACGTCGGCGCGATCCGCGCGCTGGCGACCAACGCGGCGAGCTGATCGGCGCTGATGTTCGACACGCCGAGGTGGCGCACCCGGCCGGCGTCGTGGAGCGCCTCCATCGCGGTCCACACCTCGCGATCCTCGGGCCGCCAGCCGAGCGCGGCCCACGGCCCGTGCAGCACGTAGCTGTCGATCACGTCGGTGCCGAGGTGCTCGCACGAGCTGGCGAACGACTGCGCCACCTGGTCGAGCAGCGTCGCCGCGGGGTCATACGGGAGCCGCTCGTCCTGGCCGCGCGCGTAGGTGAACTTGGTCTGCAGGAACAGCTCGGCGCGCGGGACGCCCGCCTGCGCGATCGCCTCGCCGACGCCGGCCTCGACGTAGTGCTTGCGCTGGTTGGCGGTGTCGATGCCGCGGAAGCCCGCGGCCAGCGCCTGCGCGGTCAGCGCCGCGGTGCGCTCCTCCTTCCAGGCGGTGCCGTACAGGATCGGCGGGACGGGGGCGCGCGCGGTCGACATGGGTCCACGCTACACCGCGCGCCCAGCACCGACTCCAGGTTCCGCCTGCCGCCCGCCTTCCGATCGGCTGACACCCGGCGCACCCGGCCTCCCGATCGGCTGACACCCGGCGCGCGGCCCCGCTCCCGATCGGCTGACACCCGGCGCGCCCGGCCTCCCGATCGGCTGACACCCGGCGCGCGGCCCCGCTCCCGATCGGCTGACACCCGGCGCGCGGCCCCGCTCCCGATCGGCTGACACCCGGCGCGCCCGGCCTCCCGATCGGCTGACACCGGGTGCGCGGCCCGCCCGATCGGCTGACACCCGGCGCCGGCCCCGCGCCCGATCGGCTGACGACACCCGGCGCGCGGCCCCGCTCCCGATCGGCTGACACCGGCGCGCCCGCCTCCCGATCGGCTGACACCCGGCGCGCGGACACCCGGCGCCCGGCCTCCCGATCGGCTGACACCCGGCGCGCCCGGCCTCCCGATCGGCTGACACCCGGCGCGCGGCCCCGCTCCCGGGAGCTGGGCGGCGCCCGGCCTCCCGATCGGCTGACACCCCGCGCGCGGACACCCGGCGCCCGGCCTCCCGACCGGCTGACACCCGGCGCGCCCGGCCTCCCGATCGGCTGACACCCGGCGCGCCCGGCCTCCCGATCGGCTGACACCCGGCGCCCGGCCTCCCGATCCGGCGCGCCCGACCTCCCGATCGGCTGACACTCGGCGCGCCCGCCCCGCTCCCGATCGGCTGATACCCGGCGCGCCCGAGCTCCCGATCGGCTGACACCCGGCGCGCGGCCCCGCTCCCGATCGGCTGACACCCGGTGGGTTGGCGTGCCGGCGATCACGGGCGGGTGGCCGCGTCGGCGGGGATTCTGGGGTAGCGTCTGCCGGTGCGCTTCGACGTCGCCACGCTGGTCGCGCTGGTCGCGGTCACCGCCGCGCCCGCGGCCCGCGCCGATTGCACGCTGGCCCGCGCCGACGCGCCGTGCCTGACCCCGTGGCTCGATCAGGGCGCGCCGATGCCGTGGCGCGCACCGACGCCGCCGCCGGATCATCGCTGGCGTGCGGCCGCGGTGGTCGGCGGGCTGTACGTCGGCTTCAGCGCGTGGGCCTACGTGGCGTGGTACCGCGACGTCGAGTCGCTCGACGAGTTCGGCGTCGGCGGCGACGGGTGGTTCGGGCGCAACACCTACGCCGGCGGCGCCGACAAGCTCGGCCACGCCTGGGCCACGTACACGCTCGGGCGCGCGACCACCGGCGTGCTGCGCTGCTGGGCGGCTTCGGCCGCATCTCGGCCGCGATCGCCGGCGCCGCGCTGTCGTGGAGCCTGTTCCTCGCGGTCGAGGTCAAGGACGGCTTCTACTACAAGTTCTCGCCCGGAGACTTCGCGTTCAACAGCGTCGGCGCCGGCCTGGCCGCGGCGATGGTGCTTGTGCCCGCGCTCGATCGCTGGCTCGACTTCCGGGTCCAGTACTTCCCGAGCGACGAGTACCTGGGGCTGTGGCGCGGGGAGTACAACGGGCCCAAGAAGGGCAACAGCCTGAACATCGCCGAGGACTACTCCGGCGAGACCTACGTGCTGGCGCTGCACCTCGGCGCGGTGCCGCGGCCGCGCGCGACCCCGCGGGCGGTCGCGACCGCCCTCGACTACCTCGATCTCGGCGTCGGGTTCGAGAGCCGCAAGTACAAGCCGGACGCCGCGGCCGACGCGGTCCCGTCCCAGCGCCTATTCCTCGGCGTCACGCTCGATCTGCAGCACGTGCTCGATGGCGCGCTCGGTGGTCGCCCGAGCCGGGCCGCGCGCGTCACCCGCGCGATCGGGCGCAACCTGTTCGAGTACGTGGCGCCGCCGTTCGCGCTGGTGCCGGTGGTCTCGAGCACGCGCGACGCCAGCGGTCCGGCGCCGCCGCAGTAGCGGCGCGCGCCGGGTGCTTCGACCGGGTCACCGTGACCTGAAGATCGCGCCGGGCTCCGGATTCATCCTCCGCGCGCTACAGGTGGTAGCCGGGGTTGTCGCGCTCGAGCTTGCGCAGCAGGCCCGGCCACGCCAGCCCGGCGCCGAGGCCGCGCATGACCGCCGCCTGCTGGGCGGTGGCGCCGGCGATGATCCGCGGATCGACCGGGATCAGCTCGCCGCCGCCCTGGGCCCGCACCTGGATCGCGCAGGTCGCCTCGAACACGTACATGCGCAGGAACGCGTCGGCGACCGACTCGCCGACGGTGAGCAGGCCGTGGTTGCGCAGCATCAGGAACCCGTTGGTGCCCAGGTCGTTGACCAGGCGGGGCTTCTCGTCGTCCCGCAGCGCCACGCCCTCATAGGCGTGGTAGCCGAGCGACGCCAGGACGAAGATCGACTGCTGCGAGATCGGCAACACGCCGCCCTGCTGCGCCGACACCGCCACGCCGTTGAGGCTGTGGGTGTGCAGCACGCACTGCGCGTCCTCGCGCGCGGCGTGGACGGCGCTGTGGATCGTGAAGCCGGCCGGGTTGATCTCGTGCGGGCTCGGCAGGACCCGGGCGCCGGTGAGGTCGACCTTGACCAGGCTCGACGCGGTGATCTCCTCGAACAACATCCCGTACGGGTTGATGAGGAAGTGGTGGTCGGTGCCCGGCACCCGGGCCGAGATGTGGGTGAACACCAGATCGTCCCAGCCGTAGCGCGCCACCAGCCGGTAGCACGCGGCCAGATCGACCCGGGTCTGCCACTCGTCGCTGCTGACCTGATCGCGGACCGAGTCGGGCTGCTCATGATCCGGGTGTCGCAGCTTCCGCATCCATCCGCAAGGCGGTCGTCCACGGCAGCGGGATCAGGTCGTCGATGGCCAGCCGCAGGTGCGGGTGGCTGCGGTGCTGGGCCACGTCACCGCGCCGCCGCACGCCCATCGACGCCCAGTGCCCGAGCGCCGGGTCGCGGTCACCGAACACCTCGATGCAGCCCCTGCTCGAGATCGACGATCCAGTACTCGTCGATCGGGGCGTGCGCGGCCAGGAGCCGCTTGGGCCCGCGGTCCTTGTCGAGGGACGCGCCCGCGACCTCGATCACCAGCAGCGTCCGATGACGACCACCATCCCAGTGCGAGGTCGCCGTGGTCACCGCCAGGTCCGGCCGCGGCGCCGAGAACTCGCCCAGCGGCAGCGGCGTCTGGACCAGCACCCGACCGGTGGCCGCCACCTGGGTCCGCAGCCGCGCCGCCGCCTGGGCCACGACCTGATCGTGCCAGGGGTCGACGGTCCCGACCTCGACCAGCGCACCGTGGATCAGCTCGATCTCCTCGTCGTCGAACGCCCCGCCCTTGGCCAGGTGCTCGTACTCCACGCGCCGCAGCGGCCGGATCCGCACCGCGCCCTCGCCCGTCGCCCCATCGATGATCTGCAGCACATGACCTCCCCGCGCCGCCCAGCCGGACGCCACCACCACCGCCACTGCAGCCCGCGTGCCCGCCGCAACCCCGCGACCGCCCGTCGCCCCGTGCCGGATCATGTCCGGATCCCGGACTATCCGTCAGCCGGCCGGACGCCACCGTCGGACACCGGACAGCGCCGACGATGGCGAGCGCCGCTTACGGGCGCTCGAGCGCCCGCGCCAGGGCTCCTGATCGCAGCGGCACCGCCCCGGCCGCCTCGCGGTCGCTCCAGGCGGTGACCACCTCGACCACGTCGACGGCCACCATCCGGCGCTCCTCACCCAGCTCACCGTCGACCAGGGTCGTGGCGATCTCCTCGGCCGCGCCGGCAGGCAGGCGCGGCTCCGCCGGCGGCAGGAACAGCACGTCGTGCAGGCCGTCGTCGTGGCGATAGACCATGAACTCCACGCGCTGGCGTCGACCTGCACCTGCACCCCGGCGATCGTCACGCCCATGGCGGCGACGTTCCAGGGCTTCGGCGGCTTGGCCGGGTACAGCGTCCAGCCCGGGATCGTCGGCGCCCGCGCGATGATCGCCCGCGTGGCCACCAGCGCCGGGAACGCGCCGCGCGGCGTCAGCGCAAAGTAGCGGCCGTCGCCCAGCGGGCCCAGCTCGAAGTCGAACGGCCCGAGCGCGTCGACCCGCCGCCCGAGCTCGGCGATGAGCGCCATGTCCGGCGCGGCGCCGTAGGACGGCAGCAGCTCCGCCACGACCCACTGCCAGAACTGGTCGACGGCGCTGGCGGGGCCTGGCCTCACGCCTCCATCGTACCAGCGCAGTCGCGCGCCGTCAGTTCTTGCTCGCCTTGCCGTCCTTGAACTTCCAGCTCTGGCCGTCCTCAAGCGTCTTGGTCGGGAACGTGACCGTGCCGCCGACGATGTCGCACGACTTGCTCGTCGAGTGGAACGTGTAGGTGGCGGTCGTCGAGGCGCGGACCTCGACTGAACTTACTGCTGCCGCTGCGCCAGGCTCGATCGTGTGGGTCTTCGAGTCGTTGTTGTAGACGCGGATCGAACCGGCGGC
This portion of the Myxococcales bacterium genome encodes:
- a CDS encoding aldo/keto reductase, with the translated sequence MSTARAPVPPILYGTAWKEERTAALTAQALAAGFRGIDTANQRKHYVEAGVGEAIAQAGVPRAELFLQTKFTYARGQDERLPYDPAATLLDQVAQSFASSCEHLGTDVIDSYVLHGPWAALGWRPEDREVWTAMEALHDAGRVRHLGVSNISADQLAALVASARIAPTFVQNRCYARTGWDHEVRAVCARHRHDLPGLLAAHRQPARASSAEHLRADLTALAVTLDPADVAVIEAIGE
- a CDS encoding DUF2279 domain-containing protein, whose amino-acid sequence is MRFDVATLVALVAVTAAPAARADCTLARADAPCLTPWLDQGAPMPWRAPTPPPDHRWRAAAVVGGLYVGFSAWAYVAWYRDVESLDEFGVGGDGWFGRNTYAGGADKLGHAWATYTLGRATTGVLRCWAASAASRPRSPAPRCRGACSSRSRSRTASTTSSRPETSRSTASAPAWPRRWCLCPRSIAGSTSGSSTSRATSTWGCGAGSTTGPRRATA
- a CDS encoding class II aldolase/adducin family protein; protein product: MRKLRHPDHEQPDSVRDQVSSDEWQTRVDLAACYRLVARYGWDDLVFTHISARVPGTDHHFLINPYGMLFEEITASSLVKVDLTGARVLPSPHEINPAGFTIHSAVHAAREDAQCVLHTHSLNGVAVSAQQGGVLPISQQSIFVLASLGYHAYEGVALRDDEKPRLVNDLGTNGFLMLRNHGLLTVGESVADAFLRMYVFEATCAIQVRAQGGGELIPVDPRIIAGATAQQAAVMRGLGAGLAWPGLLRKLERDNPGYHL
- a CDS encoding Uma2 family endonuclease, producing the protein MLQIIDGATGEGAVRIRPLRRVEYEHLAKGGAFDDEEIELIHGALVEVGTVDPWHDQVVAQAAARLRTQVAATGRVLVQTPLPLGEFSAPRPDLAVTTATSHWDGGRHRTLLVIEVAGASLDKDRGPKRLLAAHAPIDEYWIVDLEQGLHRGVR